One part of the Mesorhizobium sp. M4B.F.Ca.ET.058.02.1.1 genome encodes these proteins:
- a CDS encoding DUF680 domain-containing protein: MKKIVLTAAALLAISGSAFAGGSDHYGSNGANQPAAAVDSSYTASVKKSEPAAQTPAQGSDRNLFGNN, translated from the coding sequence ATGAAAAAGATTGTTCTTACTGCCGCCGCCCTTCTGGCCATTTCCGGCAGCGCCTTTGCTGGTGGCAGCGACCACTACGGTTCGAACGGTGCCAATCAGCCCGCCGCTGCCGTCGACAGCTCGTACACGGCTTCGGTCAAGAAGTCGGAACCGGCCGCTCAGACGCCGGCACAGGGCTCGGACCGCAACCTGTTCGGCAACAACTAA
- the ugpC gene encoding sn-glycerol-3-phosphate ABC transporter ATP-binding protein UgpC, with amino-acid sequence MADVTLRQVKKSYGNLNILHGIDLDIKSGEFIVFVGPSGCGKSTLLRSIAGLEEITSGELKIAGEVVNDVPPSKRGIAMVFQSYALYPHMTVYDNMAFSMKIGKESKAEIDKRVRQAAEILQLTKYLDRLPKAMSGGQRQRVAIGRAIVRNPKVFLFDEPLSNLDAALRVATRIEIAKLKESMPNTTMIYVTHDQVEAMTLADRIVVLKEGRIEQVGTPMELYKRPGNLFVAQFIGSPAMNILPAKIEKAGDPSIISHVGGRKATVPIATPASANGAAVSFGVRPEDLAIATGTEYLFEGTVDYVEQLGEVQLVYVDIGRADLPLVTKLPGNVEVKRGAVLRLNADAGDLHIFDADGHSFTLHMAAAKAA; translated from the coding sequence ATGGCCGATGTCACGCTGAGGCAAGTGAAGAAATCATACGGCAATCTCAACATCCTGCATGGCATCGACCTCGACATTAAGTCGGGCGAGTTCATCGTCTTCGTCGGCCCGTCCGGTTGCGGCAAGTCGACCTTGCTGAGGTCCATCGCCGGGCTGGAGGAGATCACCTCGGGCGAGCTCAAGATCGCTGGCGAGGTCGTCAACGACGTGCCGCCGTCGAAACGCGGCATCGCCATGGTGTTCCAGTCCTACGCGCTCTATCCGCACATGACCGTCTACGACAACATGGCCTTCTCGATGAAGATCGGCAAGGAAAGCAAGGCCGAGATCGACAAGCGGGTGCGGCAGGCGGCCGAGATCCTGCAGTTGACCAAATATCTCGACCGGCTGCCCAAGGCGATGTCGGGTGGCCAGCGCCAGCGCGTTGCCATTGGCCGCGCCATCGTGCGCAATCCGAAAGTGTTCCTGTTCGACGAGCCGCTGTCCAATCTCGACGCGGCACTTCGCGTCGCCACCCGCATCGAGATCGCCAAGCTGAAGGAATCAATGCCGAACACCACGATGATCTACGTTACCCACGATCAGGTCGAGGCGATGACGCTGGCCGATCGGATCGTGGTGCTGAAGGAAGGCCGCATCGAGCAGGTCGGCACGCCGATGGAGCTCTATAAGCGGCCCGGCAATCTGTTCGTCGCCCAATTCATCGGCTCGCCGGCCATGAACATTCTGCCGGCGAAGATCGAAAAGGCCGGCGATCCGAGCATCATCAGCCATGTCGGCGGCCGCAAGGCGACGGTTCCGATCGCGACCCCTGCCTCGGCGAATGGCGCGGCGGTAAGTTTCGGCGTGCGGCCGGAAGACCTGGCGATCGCTACCGGCACGGAGTATCTGTTCGAGGGAACGGTGGACTATGTCGAGCAGCTTGGCGAGGTCCAGCTCGTCTATGTCGACATCGGCCGCGCCGACCTGCCGCTGGTGACGAAACTGCCGGGCAATGTCGAGGTCAAGCGAGGTGCTGTGCTGCGGCTCAACGCCGATGCCGGCGATCTGCACATCTTCGATGCGGACGGCCACTCCTTCACGCTGCACATGGCGGCAGCGAAGGCGGCCTGA
- a CDS encoding substrate-binding domain-containing protein: MNLKQLAHMLALSQTTVSRALNGYPEVNEETRRRVMDAAKRHGYRPNPSARRLATGKTGMIGYVLPTGAAVDIDPHFVEFLSGLGDYARSHELDLVLSPADADDQETTYRRIVANRQVDAVYISSPRPADRRVALLNTLGIPFIVHGRSEGFDFDYAFLDIDNEGAFHEAARLLVQLGHRRLALINGDDRETFAIHRERGMRRALTTTGLVLGERHICSLTMTEENGYRAARRLLEQSEPPTAIACSSLIMSLGVVRAVRDLGLTIPGDLSLIAHDDVFPWLKPENFPVPLSTTRSSIRLAGARVAERLAARISGLEEGARGEVWPVDLVVRGSVAGAPG; the protein is encoded by the coding sequence GTGAATCTTAAACAGCTCGCTCACATGCTGGCGCTGTCGCAGACCACGGTGAGCCGGGCACTGAACGGCTATCCCGAGGTCAACGAGGAAACGCGGCGGCGGGTGATGGACGCGGCCAAGCGACATGGCTACCGCCCCAATCCGAGCGCGCGCCGACTGGCGACCGGCAAGACCGGGATGATCGGCTATGTGCTGCCGACCGGCGCCGCCGTCGACATCGATCCGCACTTCGTCGAGTTCCTGTCCGGCCTCGGCGACTATGCCCGCTCGCACGAGCTCGACCTGGTGCTGTCGCCGGCGGACGCCGACGACCAGGAGACCACCTACCGGCGCATCGTCGCCAACCGGCAGGTCGACGCGGTCTACATCTCCTCGCCGCGGCCGGCCGATCGGCGGGTGGCGCTGCTCAACACGCTCGGCATCCCCTTCATCGTCCATGGCCGCAGCGAGGGCTTCGACTTCGACTATGCCTTCCTCGACATCGACAACGAGGGCGCCTTCCACGAGGCGGCGCGGCTGCTGGTCCAGCTCGGCCACAGGCGGCTGGCGCTGATCAACGGCGACGACCGTGAGACCTTCGCCATCCATCGCGAGCGCGGCATGCGCCGGGCACTCACCACGACTGGCCTCGTGCTTGGCGAGCGCCATATCTGTTCGCTCACCATGACCGAGGAGAACGGCTACCGCGCCGCCAGGCGCCTGCTCGAACAGAGCGAGCCGCCGACGGCGATCGCCTGCTCCAGCCTGATCATGTCGCTCGGCGTGGTGCGCGCGGTGCGCGATCTCGGCCTGACCATTCCGGGCGACCTGTCCTTGATCGCGCATGACGATGTCTTTCCGTGGCTGAAGCCGGAGAATTTCCCCGTGCCGCTGTCGACGACGCGCTCGTCGATCCGGCTCGCCGGCGCCCGCGTCGCAGAGCGCCTGGCGGCGCGCATATCAGGACTCGAGGAGGGCGCCCGCGGCGAGGTCTGGCCGGTCGATCTGGTGGTGCGGGGGTCGGTGGCGGGCGCGCCGGGTTAG
- a CDS encoding aromatic ring-hydroxylating dioxygenase subunit alpha: protein MDARNDMLRHLHNRRQGFSLEQPFYTDPDYFKLDMELIWYRDWLFIGHDCELPKPGSYITAQIGDYPVVLVRDQQGRINAFHNSCRHRGSRVCNAEKGTAAKLVCPYHQWTYELDGRLLFARQMADGFDKSQFGLKPVACESVGGYIFICLAKEPADFAPMRAMIEPYLLPHRLTEAKVAFESTIVEKGNWKLVWENNRECYHCAGNHPELCKTFPEAPTVTGVHGAESDPEMQAHWAKCEAAGLPSKFRIDPAGQYRATRAPLLRDAVSYTMSGKRAVRKNLSTSVSADRIGTLMHYHYPTTWNHILIDHAVTFRVLPISATETAVTTKWLVHKDAVEGVDYDLAELTHVWTETNDQDRRIVEENAFGILSPAYEPGPYSEQHEGGVIQFVEWYASFMGPRLAEGGQPTLRSVA from the coding sequence ATGGATGCGCGCAACGACATGCTGAGGCACCTGCATAACCGCAGGCAGGGCTTTTCGCTCGAACAGCCTTTCTACACCGACCCGGATTACTTCAAGCTCGACATGGAACTAATCTGGTATCGCGACTGGCTGTTCATCGGGCACGATTGCGAACTGCCGAAGCCGGGCAGCTACATCACCGCGCAGATCGGCGATTATCCGGTGGTCCTGGTCCGCGACCAGCAAGGCAGGATCAACGCCTTCCATAATTCCTGCCGCCATCGCGGCAGCCGCGTCTGCAACGCCGAGAAGGGCACCGCGGCGAAGCTCGTCTGCCCTTATCATCAATGGACCTACGAACTCGACGGCAGGCTGCTGTTCGCCCGCCAGATGGCGGATGGCTTCGACAAGAGCCAGTTCGGCCTGAAGCCGGTCGCCTGCGAGAGCGTCGGCGGCTACATCTTCATCTGCCTGGCGAAGGAGCCCGCCGATTTTGCGCCGATGCGCGCCATGATCGAACCCTATCTCCTGCCGCATCGATTGACTGAGGCGAAGGTCGCTTTCGAATCGACCATCGTCGAGAAGGGCAACTGGAAGCTGGTCTGGGAAAACAACCGCGAGTGCTACCACTGCGCCGGCAATCATCCCGAACTCTGCAAGACCTTTCCCGAGGCGCCGACGGTGACCGGCGTGCATGGTGCCGAAAGCGATCCCGAGATGCAGGCGCATTGGGCGAAATGCGAGGCGGCGGGCCTGCCGAGCAAGTTCCGCATAGACCCCGCCGGTCAGTATCGCGCCACCCGCGCCCCGCTCTTGCGCGATGCCGTCAGCTACACGATGAGCGGCAAGCGCGCGGTGAGGAAGAACCTATCCACGAGCGTCTCGGCGGACCGCATCGGCACGCTGATGCATTACCACTATCCGACGACCTGGAACCATATCCTGATCGACCATGCCGTCACCTTCCGGGTGCTGCCGATCAGCGCCACCGAAACCGCGGTGACGACGAAATGGCTGGTCCACAAGGATGCGGTGGAAGGCGTCGACTACGATCTTGCCGAACTCACCCATGTCTGGACCGAGACCAACGACCAGGATCGCCGCATCGTCGAGGAAAATGCTTTCGGCATCCTGTCGCCGGCCTATGAACCCGGCCCCTATTCGGAGCAGCATGAGGGCGGCGTCATCCAGTTCGTCGAATGGTACGCCTCCTTCATGGGCCCGCGCCTTGCCGAAGGCGGCCAGCCGACGCTGCGCAGTGTTGCCTAG
- a CDS encoding aminopeptidase yields MRTFYRLVAVMIVVSGLTGCISVSYYAQSVQGHLQIMTARRDVGKLIEDPSTPKALRARMVSASAIRQFATDELALPDNSSYRSYVDIGRDSVTYAVFAAPEFSLTPRTWCFPVFGCVPYRGYFSKKSATETAVELQGQGMDVFVTGITAYSTLGWSSDPLLSTMLSQDETYLAALVFHELAHQRVYVHGDSAFNEAFAVAVETTGVKKWLRAAGATAQLRRYEAAERRKAEFLTLVSQTRDELGQIYGNSGTSEQKRAAKMAAIERLRTRYRHMRDRRWGRYRGYDAWFASPINNAKLAATSVYSDRVTAFLRLFDLCSGNYARFYASVRRIGVLDEPHRAETLAAADSCY; encoded by the coding sequence ATGCGCACATTCTATCGATTGGTTGCCGTTATGATCGTGGTGTCCGGCTTGACCGGTTGCATCAGTGTTTCCTACTACGCGCAATCCGTGCAGGGTCATCTGCAGATCATGACGGCGCGCAGGGATGTCGGAAAACTGATCGAGGACCCTTCGACGCCGAAGGCATTGCGCGCCCGAATGGTATCGGCGAGCGCCATACGACAGTTTGCAACTGATGAACTGGCGCTGCCCGATAACAGCAGCTACCGCAGCTATGTCGACATCGGTCGGGACTCGGTGACCTATGCCGTCTTTGCCGCGCCGGAATTCTCGCTGACGCCACGAACATGGTGTTTTCCCGTTTTCGGCTGCGTCCCCTATCGAGGATATTTCTCCAAGAAGTCTGCGACTGAAACCGCCGTCGAACTTCAAGGACAGGGCATGGACGTCTTTGTGACCGGCATCACTGCCTATTCCACGCTTGGCTGGTCAAGTGACCCGCTGTTAAGCACGATGCTCAGCCAGGATGAGACATATCTTGCTGCGCTGGTTTTCCATGAACTGGCCCACCAGCGCGTCTACGTGCACGGCGATTCCGCATTCAACGAGGCGTTCGCTGTCGCCGTCGAAACAACCGGGGTAAAAAAATGGCTGCGCGCCGCTGGCGCTACTGCGCAATTGCGCCGTTACGAAGCCGCTGAGAGGCGCAAAGCTGAATTTCTTACGCTTGTCTCCCAAACCCGGGACGAGCTAGGACAAATCTATGGCAACTCCGGCACCTCGGAGCAGAAGCGGGCCGCAAAGATGGCCGCGATTGAACGGCTGCGGACGCGCTACCGACACATGCGCGACAGGCGCTGGGGTCGATACCGGGGATACGATGCCTGGTTCGCCTCCCCAATCAACAACGCAAAGCTCGCCGCGACTTCCGTTTACAGTGATCGGGTGACCGCATTTCTCCGCCTGTTCGACTTGTGTTCGGGCAACTATGCACGGTTCTATGCGTCGGTTCGACGGATTGGCGTACTGGACGAACCTCATCGCGCCGAAACACTTGCGGCGGCAGATAGCTGCTATTGA
- a CDS encoding alpha-glucosidase: MQSALKATSRPDPAVDRDWWRGAVIYQIYPRSYQDSNGDGIGDLKGIVRRLPYIASLGVDAIWISPFFKSPMKDFGYDVSDYCDVDPMFGTLADFDTLVAEAHRLGLKVMIDEVLSHTADIHPWFKESRSSRSNPKADWYVWADARPDGTPPNNWLSIFGGSAWQWDTSRQQYYLHNFLAEQPDLNFHNAEVQDALLDVTRFWLERGVDGFRLDTINFYFHSQGLENNPPLPPEERNDQTAPAVNPYNYQDHIYDKSRPENLGFLERFRALLDEYPAQAAVGEVGDSQRGLEVVAAYTAGGKRVHMCYSFDFLAPEKISAAKVRAVLEAFGKVASDGWSCWAFSNHDVMRPASRWAASEADPTAYLKVISALLMSLRGSVCLYQGEELGLGEAELMFEDLQDPYGIRFWPEFKGRDGCRTPMVWDAAAKNGGFSAAKPWLPVPGKHLSQAVSVQQGDPSSLLEHYRRFLAFRRQHPALAKGDIDFIESAGDTVAFTRREGNERVVCVFNLGSKPAEVDLGGGSLQPLPGHGFSSQAGAGSIRLGGYGAWFGRID; encoded by the coding sequence ATGCAATCGGCTTTGAAGGCGACGTCGAGGCCCGACCCCGCCGTCGATCGCGACTGGTGGCGGGGCGCGGTGATCTACCAGATCTATCCGCGCAGCTACCAGGACTCAAATGGCGACGGCATCGGTGACCTGAAGGGCATTGTCCGGCGCTTGCCCTACATCGCCTCGCTCGGCGTCGATGCCATCTGGATATCGCCCTTCTTCAAGTCGCCGATGAAGGACTTCGGTTACGACGTATCGGACTATTGCGACGTCGACCCGATGTTCGGCACGCTCGCCGATTTCGATACGCTGGTGGCGGAGGCGCATCGGCTTGGCCTCAAGGTGATGATCGACGAGGTGCTGTCACATACCGCCGACATCCATCCCTGGTTCAAGGAAAGCCGTTCGAGCCGCAGCAATCCGAAGGCCGACTGGTATGTGTGGGCCGACGCCAGGCCGGACGGCACGCCGCCCAATAACTGGCTGTCGATCTTCGGCGGCTCGGCCTGGCAATGGGACACCAGCCGCCAGCAATACTACCTGCACAATTTCCTCGCCGAGCAGCCCGACCTCAACTTCCACAACGCGGAGGTCCAGGACGCGCTGCTCGACGTCACCCGTTTCTGGCTGGAGCGCGGTGTCGACGGCTTCCGCCTCGACACCATCAATTTCTATTTCCACAGCCAGGGGCTGGAGAACAATCCGCCGCTGCCGCCCGAGGAGCGCAACGACCAGACGGCTCCGGCCGTCAACCCCTACAACTACCAGGACCATATCTACGACAAGAGCCGGCCGGAGAACCTCGGCTTCCTCGAACGCTTCCGCGCCCTGCTCGACGAATATCCGGCGCAGGCAGCGGTCGGCGAAGTCGGCGATTCGCAGCGCGGCCTGGAAGTGGTGGCCGCCTACACCGCCGGCGGCAAGCGCGTCCACATGTGCTATTCCTTCGACTTCCTCGCACCCGAGAAGATCAGCGCCGCCAAGGTGCGCGCGGTGCTGGAGGCCTTCGGCAAGGTCGCCAGCGACGGCTGGTCGTGCTGGGCTTTCTCAAATCACGACGTGATGCGGCCGGCCTCGCGCTGGGCCGCCAGCGAGGCCGATCCGACCGCCTATCTCAAGGTTATCTCGGCGCTGCTGATGTCGCTGCGCGGCTCGGTCTGCCTCTATCAGGGCGAGGAACTCGGCCTCGGCGAGGCGGAACTCATGTTCGAGGACCTGCAGGATCCCTACGGCATCCGCTTCTGGCCCGAATTCAAGGGCCGCGATGGCTGCCGCACGCCGATGGTGTGGGATGCCGCCGCCAAGAATGGCGGCTTCTCGGCGGCCAAGCCCTGGCTGCCGGTGCCCGGCAAGCATCTTTCGCAGGCTGTGAGCGTGCAGCAGGGCGACCCAAGCTCGCTGCTCGAGCACTACCGGCGCTTCCTCGCCTTCCGCCGCCAGCATCCGGCGCTGGCCAAGGGCGATATCGACTTCATCGAAAGCGCGGGCGACACCGTCGCCTTCACCCGCCGCGAGGGCAATGAGCGCGTCGTCTGCGTCTTCAACCTGGGCAGCAAGCCGGCCGAGGTCGATCTCGGCGGCGGCTCGCTTCAGCCCTTGCCGGGGCACGGTTTTTCGAGCCAAGCTGGCGCCGGCTCCATCCGCCTTGGCGGCTACGGCGCCTGGTTCGGCCGCATCGACTGA
- a CDS encoding DUF680 domain-containing protein, whose product MKKIILATAALLAISGGAFAAGSDHFGSDGANQPATAVDSSYTASIKQSQPAAEKPADQGSDRNLFGNN is encoded by the coding sequence ATGAAGAAAATCATCCTTGCCACCGCAGCCCTCCTGGCCATCTCGGGCGGCGCTTTCGCAGCCGGCAGCGACCACTTCGGTTCCGACGGTGCCAACCAGCCGGCCACCGCGGTCGACAGCTCGTACACGGCTTCGATCAAGCAGTCGCAGCCGGCCGCCGAGAAGCCCGCCGACCAGGGCAGCGACCGCAACCTCTTCGGCAACAACTAG
- a CDS encoding sugar ABC transporter permease, with product MAAQIFSAIFVIIVGVGGCVAYFWGANKALDTIFPSRGVSGTAAVDNLRRQGLIRPWLFVGPAMIILTIYLIYPVVETLRLSFLDRGGASFVGLANYEWAFGDREFRNSILNNIVWLAVVPAACTFLGLIIAVLTDKIWWGTIAKSLIFLPLAISFVGASVIWKFIYEYRGEGQVQIGLLNAIIQFFGGQPQVWISLPFWNNFFLMVILIWIQTGFAMVILSSALRGIPEETIEAAVIDGANPFQIFWKIMVPQIWGTIAVVWTTITILVLKVFDIVLTMTNGQWNSQVLANLMFDWMFRGGGDFGRGATIAIIIMIAVIPIMVWNIRQANKETGGH from the coding sequence ATGGCGGCTCAGATTTTCTCGGCCATATTCGTCATCATCGTCGGAGTCGGCGGCTGCGTCGCCTATTTCTGGGGCGCCAACAAGGCGCTCGACACCATCTTTCCCTCGCGCGGCGTCAGCGGCACTGCCGCCGTCGACAACCTGCGCCGGCAGGGGTTGATCCGTCCCTGGCTGTTCGTCGGTCCAGCGATGATCATCCTGACCATCTATCTGATCTACCCCGTCGTCGAGACGCTCAGACTGTCGTTCCTCGATCGCGGCGGCGCGAGCTTCGTCGGCCTCGCCAACTACGAATGGGCGTTCGGCGACCGCGAGTTCCGCAACTCGATCCTCAACAACATCGTCTGGCTGGCCGTAGTGCCGGCGGCCTGCACTTTCCTCGGTCTGATCATCGCCGTGCTGACCGACAAAATCTGGTGGGGCACCATCGCCAAGAGCCTGATCTTCCTGCCGCTGGCGATTTCCTTCGTCGGCGCCAGCGTGATCTGGAAATTCATTTATGAGTATCGCGGCGAAGGCCAGGTCCAGATCGGCCTGCTCAACGCCATCATCCAGTTTTTCGGCGGGCAGCCGCAGGTCTGGATATCGCTGCCGTTCTGGAACAATTTCTTCCTGATGGTCATCCTGATCTGGATCCAGACCGGCTTTGCCATGGTGATCCTGTCGTCGGCGCTGCGCGGCATTCCCGAGGAGACGATCGAGGCCGCGGTGATCGACGGCGCCAACCCGTTCCAGATCTTCTGGAAGATCATGGTGCCGCAGATATGGGGCACCATCGCCGTGGTCTGGACCACTATCACCATCCTGGTGCTGAAGGTCTTCGACATCGTGCTGACCATGACCAACGGTCAATGGAACAGCCAGGTGCTGGCCAATCTGATGTTCGACTGGATGTTCCGCGGTGGCGGCGATTTCGGCCGCGGCGCAACGATAGCCATCATAATCATGATCGCGGTCATCCCGATCATGGTCTGGAACATCCGCCAGGCCAACAAAGAGACGGGAGGACACTGA
- a CDS encoding DUF680 domain-containing protein, translating into MKKIALTAAALLIAAGSAYARNDNVGGTDINQRPAAAGVDTTQTSSTRDTSSPVYKLLNSSGDVEKSAPQGSDRNLFGR; encoded by the coding sequence ATGAAGAAGATTGCTCTTACCGCCGCCGCTCTTTTGATCGCCGCCGGCAGCGCCTATGCCCGCAATGACAATGTTGGCGGGACTGACATTAATCAGCGGCCGGCCGCCGCCGGCGTCGACACCACCCAGACGTCTTCGACGCGCGACACCAGCTCGCCGGTCTACAAGCTGCTAAACTCGTCGGGCGACGTTGAGAAGTCCGCCCCTCAGGGCAGCGATCGCAACCTGTTCGGCCGCTAA
- a CDS encoding carbohydrate ABC transporter permease: protein MAASTGKSFASRFGVHIAVLIFVAIWTVPTLGILVSSLRDKDQIIASGWWNSFASSSQTEAGRLPAASAQVEKDGKFVIEGNIFGDGAKRDISAFGVKSAAPTQYPAGSTADLGDGVTLQVNADGSFVLASPKAFEGDRGQRVYFASSAPPKFTTDNYKTVLFSEGIGRSFMNSLTVTIPATVIPILIAAFAAYALAWMRFPGRALLIAVIIGLLVVPLQMSLIPLLKLYNGVGSFFGVPSKTYLGIWLAHTGFGLPFAIYLLRSYIAGLPREIMESARIDGASDFEIFVKIVLPLSFPVLASFAIFQFLWVWNDLLVAMVFLGTEADQIVLTAKLNALLGSRGGDWEILTTSAFVTIIVPLIVFFSLQRYFVRGLLAGSVKGG, encoded by the coding sequence ATGGCCGCATCGACCGGAAAGTCCTTTGCCAGCCGTTTCGGCGTCCACATCGCGGTGCTGATCTTCGTCGCCATCTGGACCGTGCCGACGCTAGGCATCCTCGTCTCCTCGCTGCGCGACAAGGACCAGATCATCGCTTCCGGCTGGTGGAACTCGTTCGCCAGCTCCAGCCAGACCGAAGCCGGGCGGCTGCCCGCCGCCTCGGCGCAGGTCGAGAAGGACGGCAAGTTCGTCATCGAGGGCAACATCTTCGGCGACGGCGCCAAGCGCGATATCAGCGCCTTCGGCGTCAAGTCGGCCGCGCCGACGCAATATCCGGCCGGCTCGACCGCCGATCTCGGCGACGGCGTGACCCTGCAGGTCAATGCCGACGGCAGCTTCGTGCTTGCCTCGCCCAAGGCCTTCGAGGGCGACCGCGGCCAGCGCGTCTATTTCGCGTCGTCGGCGCCGCCGAAGTTCACCACGGACAACTACAAGACGGTGCTGTTCTCGGAAGGCATCGGCCGCTCCTTCATGAACTCGCTGACGGTGACCATTCCGGCCACCGTCATCCCGATCCTGATCGCGGCCTTCGCGGCCTACGCGCTGGCCTGGATGCGCTTTCCCGGCCGAGCGCTTTTGATCGCGGTCATCATCGGCCTGCTCGTCGTGCCGCTGCAGATGTCGTTGATACCGCTGCTCAAGCTCTACAACGGCGTCGGCTCGTTCTTCGGCGTGCCGTCCAAGACCTATCTTGGCATCTGGCTGGCGCATACCGGCTTCGGCCTGCCCTTCGCCATCTATCTGCTCAGGAGCTACATTGCCGGGCTGCCGCGCGAGATCATGGAATCGGCGCGCATCGACGGCGCCAGCGATTTCGAGATCTTCGTCAAGATCGTGCTGCCGCTGTCGTTCCCCGTGCTCGCCTCCTTCGCCATCTTCCAGTTCCTGTGGGTGTGGAACGATCTCTTGGTGGCGATGGTTTTCCTCGGTACAGAGGCCGACCAGATCGTGCTGACCGCCAAGCTGAACGCGCTGCTCGGCTCGCGCGGCGGTGACTGGGAGATCCTCACGACATCGGCATTCGTGACCATCATCGTGCCGCTGATCGTGTTCTTCTCGCTGCAGCGCTATTTCGTACGCGGGCTGCTTGCCGGCTCGGTGAAAGGAGGTTGA
- a CDS encoding ABC transporter substrate-binding protein, with product MKKMLLLGAAFATLALSLPAQAELKFKPGEDPRFNWQNYEDLKKVDLKGETLTIFGPWRGEDEGLVRTVLEYFQEATGVEIKYSSSENYEQQIVIDTQAGSPPNIAVLPQPGLIQDLASKGLLTPLGDDTAKWVKDNYGAGQSWVDLGTFKDKDGKPGFFAFPYKADVKSLVWYSPDNFEEAGYKVPKTQEELAELEKKIIADGGKPWCIGLGSGGATGWPATDWVEDIMLRTQTPDVYDKWVKNEIPFNDPAVVNAIDIFGKIATDDKMVDGGAKAVAATDFRDSPKGLFAVPPKCYLHHQASFIPTFFPEGTKLGQDADFFYFPPYASKPELGTPVLGAGTLAMITKDSKAARAFIEFLKMPLAHEIWMAQGGFVTPFKGVNKDAYASDALKKQGEILANASTFRFDGSDLMPGKIGAGSFWTGMIDLVGGKSAQDVATDIQKSWDAIK from the coding sequence ATGAAGAAAATGCTTCTGCTGGGCGCCGCGTTCGCGACGCTGGCCTTGAGCCTGCCGGCGCAAGCCGAACTGAAGTTCAAGCCGGGCGAGGACCCGCGCTTCAACTGGCAGAACTACGAGGACCTCAAGAAGGTCGACCTCAAGGGCGAGACGCTGACCATCTTCGGGCCATGGCGCGGCGAGGACGAAGGCCTTGTGCGCACCGTTCTCGAATATTTCCAGGAAGCCACCGGCGTCGAGATCAAGTACTCCTCGTCGGAGAATTACGAACAGCAGATCGTCATCGACACCCAGGCCGGCAGCCCGCCCAACATCGCCGTGCTGCCGCAGCCGGGCCTGATCCAGGACCTGGCTTCCAAGGGCCTTTTGACGCCGCTTGGCGACGACACCGCCAAATGGGTCAAGGACAATTACGGCGCCGGCCAGTCCTGGGTCGATCTCGGCACCTTCAAGGACAAGGACGGCAAGCCGGGCTTCTTCGCCTTCCCCTACAAGGCCGATGTGAAGTCGCTGGTCTGGTATTCGCCGGACAATTTCGAGGAAGCCGGCTACAAGGTCCCGAAGACGCAGGAAGAACTCGCCGAGCTTGAGAAGAAGATCATCGCCGACGGCGGCAAGCCGTGGTGCATCGGTCTCGGCTCCGGCGGCGCCACCGGCTGGCCGGCGACCGACTGGGTCGAGGACATCATGCTGCGCACGCAGACCCCCGATGTCTACGACAAGTGGGTAAAGAACGAGATCCCGTTCAACGATCCGGCGGTGGTCAACGCCATTGACATCTTCGGCAAGATCGCGACCGACGACAAGATGGTCGACGGCGGCGCCAAGGCGGTAGCGGCGACCGACTTCCGCGACAGCCCGAAGGGCCTCTTCGCGGTGCCGCCGAAGTGCTACCTGCACCATCAGGCCTCGTTCATCCCGACCTTCTTCCCCGAGGGCACGAAGCTCGGCCAGGATGCCGACTTCTTCTACTTCCCGCCCTATGCCTCGAAGCCCGAGCTCGGCACCCCGGTGCTCGGCGCCGGCACGCTGGCCATGATCACCAAGGATTCGAAGGCGGCTCGCGCCTTCATCGAATTCCTGAAGATGCCGCTGGCGCACGAGATCTGGATGGCCCAGGGCGGTTTCGTGACGCCGTTCAAGGGGGTCAACAAGGACGCCTATGCCAGCGACGCGCTGAAGAAGCAGGGCGAGATCCTCGCCAACGCCTCGACCTTCCGCTTCGACGGTTCCGATCTGATGCCGGGCAAGATCGGCGCCGGCTCCTTCTGGACCGGCATGATCGACCTCGTCGGCGGCAAGTCCGCCCAGGATGTCGCCACCGACATCCAGAAGAGCTGGGACGCGATCAAGTAG